A single Tenacibaculum sp. 190524A02b DNA region contains:
- a CDS encoding thioredoxin family protein, which produces MRTLIILAIVFATTFGIQAQTEVNWLTFEEAMEKSKEDPKPILIDIYTDWCGWCKKMDKTTYKHEVISNYINENYYPVKLNGEERKDIVYQGKTFTYKAQGRRGYHELAAVIMKGRLSYPSTAFLNKDRQLLQNVPGYLTKERFEKILAFFNKENYKKSSWKDFEKNFKSSI; this is translated from the coding sequence ATGAGAACATTAATAATATTAGCAATTGTATTTGCAACTACCTTTGGTATTCAGGCACAAACCGAGGTTAATTGGTTAACTTTTGAAGAAGCCATGGAGAAGAGTAAAGAAGATCCTAAACCTATTTTAATAGATATTTATACAGATTGGTGTGGTTGGTGCAAGAAAATGGATAAAACCACCTATAAACACGAGGTTATTTCTAATTATATTAATGAAAATTACTATCCTGTAAAATTAAATGGAGAAGAGAGAAAAGACATTGTCTATCAAGGAAAAACCTTCACCTATAAAGCCCAAGGAAGAAGAGGTTATCATGAGCTTGCTGCAGTTATAATGAAAGGCAGGCTTAGTTATCCTTCAACTGCATTTTTAAATAAAGATCGTCAATTATTACAAAATGTTCCTGGGTATTTAACCAAAGAGCGTTTTGAAAAAATATTAGCTTTTTTCAACAAAGAAAACTATAAAAAGTCCAGTTGGAAAGATTTTGAAAAGAATTTTAAAAGTTCTATTTAA